One Choloepus didactylus isolate mChoDid1 chromosome 8, mChoDid1.pri, whole genome shotgun sequence DNA window includes the following coding sequences:
- the LGALS1 gene encoding galectin-1 — protein MACGLVASNLNLKPGECLRVRGEVAPDAKSFVLNLGKDSNNLCLHFNPRFDAHGDTNTIVCNSKDGGAWGAEHRESAFPFQPGSVVEVCITFDQADLTIKLPEEHTFKFPNRLNLEAINYLAADGDFKIKCVAFE, from the exons GGTCTGGTCGCCAGCAACCTGAACCTCAAACCCGGGGAGTGCCTCAGAGTGCGGGGCGAGGTGGCCCCCGACGCCAAGAG CTTCGTGCTGAACCTGGGCAAAGATAGCAACAACCTGTGCCTGCACTTCAACCCTCGCTTCGACGCCCATGGGGACACCAACACCATTGTGTGCAACAGCAAGGATGGCGGGGCCTGGGGTGCCGAGCACCGTGAATCCGCCTTCCCCTTCCAGCCTGGGAGTGTTGTGGAG GTGTGCATCACCTTTGACCAGGCAGACCTGACCATCAAGCTGCCAGAGGAACACACATTCAAGTTCCCCAACCGCCTCAACCTGGAGGCCATCAACTACCTGGCTGCCGATGGCGACTTCAAGATCAAGTGCGTGGCCTTTGAATGA